One Gloeothece verrucosa PCC 7822 DNA window includes the following coding sequences:
- a CDS encoding ribonuclease J, which yields MSNNETQSKLKIIPLGGLHEIGKNTCIYEYEDEILMVDAGIAFPTDDMHGVNIVLPEMTYLRENHQKIKGMIATHGHEDHIGGIPYHLKQFEIPVIYGPPLAIALIEDKLEEAAVTGRTSLKTVRSREIVRVGKHFLVEFIRNTHSMADSFTLAIHTPIGILIHTGDFKIDHTPIDGQHFDFHRLAEYGEKGVLCLLSDSTNSEVPGHTPSEASVYPNLDRIFAQAQGRIMLTTFASSVHRINIALQLSQKHNRKVAVVGRSMLNVIAHCRNLGYIKCPDELFVPIKATKGLADERVLILTTGSQGEPLAAMTRIANGEHPLVKTRPGDTIIFSANPIPGNTIAVVNCIDKLMMQGANVIYGRDKGIHVSGHGCQEDQKMMLALTKPKFFVPVHGEHRMLVQHAQTAQKMGFTKENTVIIKNGDVIELSTERIQVVAQVPAGLELVDQAGIVHEQVMEERQQLANDGVVTVAATVNQQGKLVTQPQLNLRGVVTVVDSALLHQLINRSIEQILSERWGEFKTQSGIPNWTGLRQEIESYLQRLIKRELKSQPLVVFVLQWADTSESPLQPEQAQQAEQPEQAEQPEQAEQPEATTSGRTYRRRRSTASMAS from the coding sequence ATTAATGGTGGATGCAGGAATCGCTTTTCCCACCGATGATATGCACGGGGTTAATATCGTCTTACCCGAAATGACCTATCTACGAGAAAATCATCAGAAAATAAAAGGGATGATTGCTACTCATGGTCATGAAGATCATATTGGGGGAATACCTTACCATTTAAAACAATTTGAAATTCCCGTTATTTATGGTCCGCCTCTCGCCATTGCCTTAATAGAGGATAAATTAGAAGAAGCCGCCGTGACAGGCCGCACCAGCTTAAAAACGGTTCGTTCTCGGGAAATAGTGCGAGTTGGAAAACACTTTTTAGTAGAATTTATCCGTAATACCCACTCAATGGCCGATAGTTTTACGCTGGCCATTCACACTCCTATCGGCATCCTCATACACACAGGAGACTTTAAAATTGACCATACCCCTATAGATGGTCAACATTTTGACTTTCATCGATTAGCCGAATATGGGGAGAAAGGCGTATTATGCTTACTGAGTGACTCCACCAACTCAGAAGTCCCCGGACATACTCCCTCAGAAGCCAGCGTTTATCCTAATTTAGACCGGATATTTGCTCAGGCCCAGGGGCGAATCATGCTCACCACCTTTGCTTCATCGGTTCACCGTATCAATATCGCCCTACAGTTATCCCAAAAACACAACCGAAAAGTGGCGGTAGTCGGAAGGTCCATGCTTAATGTCATCGCTCATTGTCGTAACTTAGGCTATATTAAATGTCCTGATGAGCTATTTGTTCCCATTAAAGCCACCAAAGGATTAGCGGATGAGCGGGTTCTCATTCTCACCACCGGCTCACAAGGAGAACCCTTAGCGGCTATGACTCGCATTGCCAACGGAGAACATCCCCTGGTGAAAACTCGTCCAGGAGATACCATTATCTTCTCTGCTAACCCGATACCCGGCAATACCATAGCCGTCGTTAACTGTATCGATAAACTGATGATGCAAGGAGCAAACGTTATCTATGGACGGGATAAAGGGATTCATGTTTCCGGTCATGGATGTCAGGAAGACCAAAAAATGATGTTAGCTCTCACCAAACCGAAATTCTTTGTGCCTGTACACGGAGAACATCGGATGTTAGTGCAACACGCTCAAACCGCGCAAAAGATGGGATTTACCAAAGAAAACACCGTTATTATTAAAAACGGCGATGTGATTGAGTTAAGCACTGAACGGATACAAGTTGTCGCTCAAGTTCCGGCAGGACTGGAACTGGTAGACCAAGCCGGCATCGTTCATGAACAGGTGATGGAAGAACGCCAACAGTTAGCCAACGACGGAGTAGTTACTGTAGCGGCTACCGTCAACCAGCAAGGAAAACTGGTCACTCAACCTCAGCTAAATTTAAGGGGAGTGGTAACCGTTGTCGATAGTGCCTTACTACACCAATTAATTAATCGTTCTATTGAGCAAATTCTCAGTGAACGTTGGGGAGAGTTTAAAACCCAAAGCGGCATACCCAACTGGACTGGGTTAAGACAAGAAATAGAGAGTTATTTACAACGACTAATTAAACGGGAACTCAAAAGCCAACCCTTAGTAGTTTTTGTCCTGCAATGGGCAGATACATCAGAGTCGCCCTTGCAACCTGAACAAGCTCAACAAGCTGAACAACCTGAACAAGCTGAACAACCTGAACAAGCTGAACAACCTGAAGCCACAACTTCTGGGAGAACTTATCGGCGGAGACGTTCCACTGCTTCGATGGCATCGTAA